A genomic region of Herbaspirillum sp. DW155 contains the following coding sequences:
- a CDS encoding LysR family transcriptional regulator: MRHDHASLRPPLPAFSSERMDWNLLRTFMFVVQERGVGRAAGALCLSQPAVSQALRRLEDNLGGVLLHRRHGEFRLTPLGEEIYAVAREMYGMVARIEVAAGHAGEDVAGTLRLLLMSRVQSAAYDDFLARFHRRYPRVEFRIDVMQSAAILDTLAKGSSGLGLCLCRKPVEKLERRLFLRHRYVLVCGRHHPLFARRSVSMTELLVQNFVCFASDQLGDTLSPLTVFRDQQGFTGHIAATSPHVEEIRRLVVAGVGLSFLPEHLIGADVADGQLKVLPLGAPVAEIDVFLTWHGGRRLSAPEQAFLGSFERFLQRVPLEVRTA; the protein is encoded by the coding sequence ATGCGCCACGATCACGCCAGCCTGCGCCCGCCCCTGCCCGCGTTCTCCTCCGAGCGCATGGACTGGAACCTGTTGCGGACCTTCATGTTCGTCGTGCAGGAACGCGGCGTCGGGCGCGCCGCCGGTGCGCTGTGCCTGAGCCAGCCTGCGGTCAGTCAGGCATTGCGCCGGCTGGAGGACAATCTCGGAGGCGTGCTGCTGCACCGGCGTCATGGCGAATTCCGCCTGACCCCGCTGGGCGAGGAAATCTATGCCGTGGCACGCGAGATGTATGGCATGGTGGCGCGCATCGAGGTCGCGGCCGGACATGCGGGCGAGGATGTGGCGGGTACGCTGCGCCTGCTGCTGATGAGCCGGGTTCAGAGCGCGGCGTATGACGATTTCCTGGCGCGATTCCATCGCCGCTATCCGCGCGTGGAATTCCGCATCGATGTCATGCAGAGTGCCGCCATTCTCGACACCCTGGCCAAGGGCAGCAGCGGCCTGGGCTTGTGTCTGTGCCGCAAGCCGGTGGAAAAACTGGAACGGCGGCTGTTCCTGCGGCATCGCTACGTGCTGGTATGCGGACGGCATCATCCGTTGTTTGCCCGACGCAGTGTCAGCATGACCGAACTGCTGGTTCAGAATTTTGTCTGTTTCGCCAGCGACCAGCTGGGCGATACGCTCTCGCCGCTGACGGTCTTCCGCGATCAGCAGGGCTTCACCGGCCATATCGCGGCGACCTCGCCGCACGTGGAAGAAATCCGCCGCCTGGTGGTGGCCGGCGTCGGACTGAGTTTCCTGCCCGAGCACCTGATCGGAGCGGACGTGGCCGATGGCCAGTTGAAGGTGCTGCCGCTGGGCGCACCGGTGGCCGAGATCGACGTGTTCCTGACCTGGCATGGAGGGCGCAGGCTGTCTGCGCCTGAACAGGCCTTTTTGGGCTCGTTCGAACGCTTTTTGCAGCGGGTGCCGCTGGAGGTGAGGACGGCTTGA
- a CDS encoding HipA domain-containing protein produces MNRQLNVFIDDKPVGQLFENTGVWSFRYAQDWISTGHELSPALPLTAALHQDEGTTRPVQWFFDNLLPEEGARLDLMAFMRKDATQTVDAWSMLEHFGAESAGAITLLAPGATLPPSTRVPLSDEELERRIRAMPRQPLWATAPKKMSLAGAQQKIAVVLQDGKLFEPTGSLASTHILKPDVLSAHYPSSAVNEWFCARLAQQLGLMVPKVELRYVPSPVYIVERFDRKIEADRVRRLHTLDAAQVLSLSAAAKYAHSGIRALLDILEKCRTPATARTALFRWTLFNILIGNSDAHLKNLSLYAGTDGYELAPHYDLLSIGAWARPELLGPGEACWPAIPMSFPVGEARHYNELTLAHLQTFARQLGVGNISFQREVSRMTDQVEAASLALQDEFAARSDVPAHLRASQLRMLGSIHHLAVKTMARQLGAAPRG; encoded by the coding sequence ATGAACCGGCAGCTCAATGTCTTCATCGATGACAAACCGGTGGGCCAGCTTTTCGAGAACACGGGCGTGTGGTCCTTCCGATATGCGCAGGACTGGATCAGCACCGGACACGAACTCTCTCCCGCACTCCCGCTGACAGCCGCGCTGCATCAGGACGAAGGCACGACGCGTCCGGTGCAATGGTTCTTCGACAATCTGCTGCCCGAAGAAGGTGCGCGCCTGGATTTGATGGCGTTCATGAGGAAGGACGCCACGCAGACGGTCGATGCCTGGTCCATGCTGGAACACTTCGGTGCCGAATCTGCCGGCGCAATCACCTTGCTGGCACCAGGCGCGACACTGCCGCCATCGACACGGGTGCCGCTATCGGACGAGGAGCTGGAAAGGCGCATCCGTGCCATGCCGCGACAACCGCTCTGGGCGACTGCACCGAAGAAAATGTCACTGGCCGGTGCCCAGCAGAAGATCGCGGTGGTGCTGCAGGATGGCAAACTGTTCGAACCGACCGGCAGCCTGGCATCGACCCATATCCTCAAGCCCGATGTGCTGAGCGCACACTATCCGAGCAGCGCCGTCAACGAATGGTTCTGTGCCAGGCTGGCGCAGCAGCTGGGCTTGATGGTGCCCAAGGTCGAGCTGCGCTACGTACCTTCGCCGGTGTACATCGTAGAGCGCTTCGACCGCAAGATCGAGGCCGACCGGGTACGCCGCCTGCACACACTGGATGCGGCCCAGGTCCTGTCGCTCTCTGCCGCAGCCAAATACGCGCATTCCGGTATAAGGGCCTTGCTGGATATCCTGGAGAAATGCCGCACCCCGGCGACTGCTCGTACCGCATTGTTTCGCTGGACGCTCTTCAACATCCTGATCGGCAACAGCGATGCGCACCTGAAGAATCTCTCGCTGTATGCCGGCACCGACGGCTACGAACTGGCACCGCATTACGATCTGCTCAGTATCGGCGCATGGGCGCGTCCGGAACTGCTGGGGCCGGGGGAAGCATGCTGGCCAGCCATTCCGATGTCTTTCCCCGTGGGCGAAGCGCGCCATTACAACGAGCTCACGCTTGCACACTTGCAGACGTTCGCGCGGCAACTGGGCGTGGGCAACATCAGCTTCCAGCGCGAAGTCTCGCGAATGACCGATCAGGTCGAAGCTGCCTCGCTGGCATTGCAGGACGAATTCGCCGCCCGCAGCGATGTTCCCGCACATCTTCGGGCGTCTCAGTTGCGCATGCTCGGCAGCATTCATCATCTGGCCGTCAAGACCATGGCCAGGCAACTGGGCGCTGCGCCGCGCGGGTAA
- a CDS encoding type 1 glutamine amidotransferase, which yields MRPIAIFQHESTQGPGVLLEHLEQHALPYRLYHPAEEGDAPRDASQFSGIISLGSDHSVNEDLPWIRAEQALLQNALARNVPVLGHCFGAQLLARAMGAQVSRNLCPNIGWSPVWVTPPAQQRMGLARQVTLFNWHYDTFEIPTGAVRTMYGSHCLNKGFMRGRQWGFQGHLEVTEESVRNWCAAGRNELLCAHGPAAQSLAQILDHLPERIAALRIVADQTYGAWTRQLDRPLRVSVRAPSYYG from the coding sequence ATGAGACCGATCGCCATCTTCCAGCATGAAAGTACGCAGGGCCCCGGCGTCCTGCTGGAACATCTGGAACAGCATGCCCTGCCCTATCGCCTGTACCACCCCGCCGAAGAAGGCGATGCCCCTCGCGATGCCAGCCAGTTCTCCGGCATCATCTCGCTGGGCAGCGACCACAGCGTCAATGAAGACCTGCCCTGGATTCGCGCCGAACAGGCTCTCCTGCAAAATGCCCTGGCCCGTAACGTCCCCGTGCTGGGCCACTGCTTCGGTGCGCAATTGCTGGCCCGTGCCATGGGTGCGCAGGTCAGCCGCAACCTCTGTCCCAACATCGGCTGGAGCCCGGTCTGGGTCACCCCTCCCGCGCAGCAGCGCATGGGTCTGGCGCGCCAGGTGACGCTGTTCAACTGGCATTACGACACCTTCGAAATTCCCACCGGCGCGGTGCGCACCATGTATGGCAGCCATTGCCTGAACAAGGGATTCATGCGCGGCCGGCAGTGGGGTTTCCAGGGCCATCTGGAAGTGACCGAAGAAAGCGTGCGCAACTGGTGTGCCGCCGGACGCAACGAACTGCTGTGCGCGCACGGCCCGGCCGCGCAGAGCCTGGCACAGATCCTCGACCATCTGCCCGAACGCATCGCCGCCCTGCGCATCGTCGCCGACCAGACCTACGGCGCCTGGACGCGCCAGCTGGACCGTCCTCTGCGCGTGTCGGTCCGCGCGCCCTCGTACTACGGCTGA
- a CDS encoding histone deacetylase family protein, whose product MKTFYHPAQKLHHPQSYYSRGKMRIPQEVPQRLDELAAQAKRLGFAVQPPADAGAAAISAVHALDYLQFLQEAHAQWMALPDDWGQEVVSNVFMREPNPLRGVLAKAARYLADGSCPVGPHTWQSAYWSAQCAVAGAQALLQGERRAYALCRPPGHHARRDAAGGFCYLNNAAIAAQMLSEKHRRVLILDTDMHHGQGIQEIFYARRDVMYISIHGDPENFYPAVAGFEEERGSGEGLGYNLNLPMPHGASEAVFFARLTQACRAIALYQPEVLVLALGFDIFEKDPQAVVGVSSAGFERLGREIGALGLPTLVVQEGGYYLAGLQDNAARFFAGLESI is encoded by the coding sequence ATGAAAACTTTTTACCATCCCGCACAAAAGCTGCACCACCCCCAGAGCTACTACTCGCGCGGCAAGATGCGCATACCGCAGGAAGTGCCGCAACGGCTGGACGAACTGGCCGCGCAGGCCAAGCGTCTGGGCTTTGCGGTACAGCCACCAGCGGATGCCGGAGCGGCCGCCATCAGCGCCGTGCACGCGCTGGACTATCTGCAATTCCTGCAGGAGGCCCATGCGCAGTGGATGGCCTTGCCTGATGACTGGGGTCAGGAAGTGGTCTCCAACGTCTTCATGCGCGAACCCAATCCGCTGCGTGGCGTGCTGGCCAAGGCGGCACGCTACCTCGCCGACGGCAGCTGTCCGGTGGGGCCGCATACGTGGCAATCGGCTTACTGGTCGGCGCAGTGCGCCGTGGCCGGCGCGCAGGCGCTGCTGCAGGGCGAACGGCGTGCCTATGCGCTGTGCCGCCCGCCCGGCCATCATGCGCGGCGCGATGCGGCGGGCGGGTTCTGCTATCTGAACAATGCCGCCATCGCCGCGCAGATGCTGAGTGAAAAACATCGCCGCGTCCTGATCCTCGATACCGACATGCATCACGGCCAGGGTATCCAGGAAATCTTTTACGCGCGGCGTGACGTGATGTACATCTCCATCCACGGCGACCCGGAGAATTTCTATCCCGCAGTGGCGGGTTTCGAAGAAGAGCGTGGCAGCGGCGAGGGCCTGGGCTACAACCTCAATCTGCCCATGCCGCACGGCGCGTCCGAAGCGGTGTTCTTCGCGCGGCTGACGCAGGCTTGCCGCGCCATTGCGCTGTATCAGCCGGAGGTACTGGTGCTGGCGCTGGGCTTCGATATCTTCGAGAAAGACCCGCAGGCCGTGGTGGGCGTGAGCAGTGCCGGCTTCGAGCGGCTGGGACGCGAGATCGGCGCATTGGGCTTGCCCACGCTGGTGGTGCAGGAAGGGGGTTACTATCTGGCCGGATTGCAGGATAACGCGGCGCGCTTCTTTGCCGGACTGGAGTCCATCTGA
- a CDS encoding ABC transporter permease, whose translation MNKPPLFPPYTSLIERAWFFASRGFNLLVLLFLVSPILVMIPLSFSDSSFLMYPIKGFSLRWYENLFSSDDWIRAAQNSFIVAPAATVIATVLGTLAAVGLNKADFRGKGILMAILISPMIVPVVVVGVGVYLFFARIGLSDSYLGLILAHAALGAPFVVTTVLATLQGFNHNLVRASLSLGASPLRTFFRITLPVIAPGLISGALFAFATSFDEVVLTLFVAGPEQATLPRQMFAGIKDNISPTIAALATILILFSTCLLLALEWLRGRNKAAARF comes from the coding sequence ATGAACAAACCGCCTCTCTTTCCGCCCTACACCTCGCTGATCGAACGCGCCTGGTTCTTTGCTTCGCGCGGCTTCAATCTGCTGGTGCTGCTGTTTCTGGTCTCGCCGATCCTGGTGATGATCCCGCTGTCGTTCTCTGACAGCAGTTTCCTCATGTATCCCATCAAGGGCTTCTCGCTGCGTTGGTACGAGAACCTGTTCAGCTCGGATGACTGGATCCGCGCCGCACAGAACAGCTTCATCGTGGCCCCGGCCGCGACCGTCATTGCTACCGTATTGGGTACACTGGCTGCGGTCGGACTGAACAAGGCCGATTTCCGTGGCAAGGGCATCCTGATGGCGATCCTGATCTCGCCCATGATCGTGCCGGTGGTGGTGGTGGGCGTGGGCGTGTATCTGTTCTTTGCGCGCATCGGGCTGTCCGACAGCTATCTCGGCCTGATCCTGGCACACGCCGCGCTGGGTGCGCCCTTCGTCGTCACCACCGTGCTGGCCACGCTGCAGGGCTTCAACCACAACCTGGTGCGCGCCAGCCTGAGCCTGGGAGCGAGCCCCTTGCGCACCTTCTTCCGCATCACCTTGCCGGTCATTGCGCCCGGCCTGATCTCGGGTGCGCTGTTCGCGTTTGCAACTTCTTTCGATGAAGTGGTTCTGACCTTGTTCGTGGCCGGACCAGAGCAAGCCACCTTGCCGCGTCAGATGTTTGCCGGCATCAAGGACAACATCAGCCCGACCATCGCCGCCCTGGCGACGATCCTGATTCTGTTTTCGACCTGCCTGCTGCTGGCCCTGGAATGGCTGCGCGGGCGCAACAAAGCCGCAGCGCGCTTTTAA
- a CDS encoding MFS transporter — protein sequence MHTAASRHQPVRASLAAFVGTMIEWYDFYIYATASALVFGKLFFPTTSGFYGTLASFGTFAVGFLARPLGGAVFGYIGDRVGRKKSLVITLLMMGTVTVLIGLLPTYASIGIWAPIALVALRFVQGIAVGGEWGGAVLMASEHSPDQSRRTFLASFAQLGSPAGLILATLMFKLVSSIDNAAFLGWGWRIPFLMSALLLAVGFAIRLSVQESPDFLDEQQRRASAPAAATAEIAPLAEVLRGAPGLLMLAIGANVLGIAGFYFTNTFMLVYTTQYLHLERALVLNGLLLVSVMQFFITPVAAHLARLWGNHRFLVTMAALSVVSPYAMFSLVDLGSLVSVTAGVAIAILFIGAYYAVIAGFVSEAFPTRIRYTGISMAYQVSGAIFGGLTPLLGTVLAEQFRGQWWPLALLFSCLSLLSMLCVARLGRERAMSMSHRLHMQESR from the coding sequence ATGCACACCGCAGCATCACGTCACCAGCCCGTACGCGCCTCGCTGGCGGCATTCGTCGGCACCATGATCGAATGGTACGACTTCTACATCTATGCCACGGCATCGGCCCTGGTGTTCGGCAAACTGTTCTTTCCCACTACCAGCGGCTTCTACGGCACGCTGGCCTCCTTCGGCACTTTCGCCGTGGGTTTCCTGGCGCGGCCGCTGGGCGGCGCGGTGTTCGGCTATATCGGCGACCGCGTAGGCCGCAAGAAATCGCTGGTCATCACGCTCCTGATGATGGGCACGGTCACAGTCCTCATCGGACTGCTGCCGACCTATGCCAGCATCGGTATCTGGGCGCCCATTGCGCTGGTGGCGCTGCGCTTCGTCCAGGGCATCGCCGTGGGTGGCGAATGGGGCGGTGCCGTGCTCATGGCCAGTGAGCACTCGCCGGACCAGAGCCGCCGCACCTTTCTGGCCTCCTTCGCGCAGCTGGGCAGTCCGGCCGGGCTGATCCTGGCCACGCTCATGTTCAAACTGGTCAGCAGCATCGACAATGCCGCCTTCCTCGGCTGGGGCTGGCGCATTCCCTTCCTGATGAGCGCCCTGCTGCTGGCGGTCGGTTTTGCGATCCGGCTCTCGGTGCAGGAGTCGCCGGATTTCCTGGATGAGCAGCAGCGCCGCGCCAGCGCACCTGCTGCCGCCACAGCAGAAATTGCGCCTCTGGCCGAAGTGCTGCGCGGTGCGCCCGGCCTGTTGATGCTGGCCATCGGCGCCAACGTGCTCGGTATCGCGGGCTTCTACTTTACCAATACCTTCATGTTGGTCTACACCACGCAATACCTGCATCTGGAGCGGGCCCTGGTATTGAACGGCTTGCTGCTGGTATCGGTGATGCAATTCTTCATCACGCCTGTAGCGGCCCATCTGGCGCGGCTGTGGGGCAATCACCGTTTCCTGGTGACGATGGCGGCGCTCTCGGTCGTCTCGCCCTATGCCATGTTTTCGCTGGTCGATCTCGGTTCGCTGGTCAGTGTCACGGCCGGGGTCGCCATCGCCATCCTCTTCATCGGCGCGTATTACGCGGTCATCGCCGGCTTCGTCAGCGAAGCCTTCCCGACGCGTATCCGCTATACCGGCATCTCCATGGCCTACCAGGTCTCGGGGGCCATCTTCGGTGGTCTCACGCCGCTCTTGGGCACGGTCCTGGCCGAACAGTTCCGGGGCCAGTGGTGGCCGCTGGCGCTGCTGTTCTCGTGTCTCTCGCTGCTGTCGATGCTGTGCGTGGCGCGGCTAGGGCGGGAGCGCGCCATGTCCATGTCTCATCGTCTGCACATGCAGGAGAGCCGATGA
- the gabD gene encoding NADP-dependent succinate-semialdehyde dehydrogenase, with product MLQQLKDPSLLRQQAYLDGQWCDADQGGKLEVHNPANGTLLGSVPMMGAAETRRAIDAANAAWPAWKKKTAKERSAILRRWYELMMANADDLALIMTAEQGKPLAEARGEIGYAASFIEWFAEEGKRTYGDTIPSPSPSNRIVVIKEAIGVCAAITPWNFPAAMITRKAGPALAAGCPMVLKPAEATPFSALALAVLAERAGVPAGIFSVVTGSAKDIGGEMTSNPIVRKISFTGSTGVGKLLMQQSASSIKKLSLELGGNAPFIVFDDADLDAAVEGAIASKYRNAGQTCVCANRIYVQDGVYEAFAAKLVEAVKKLKVGDGMESGVTQGPLINEQAVKKVEQHIADAVGKGARVLLGGKRHALGHSFFEPTVLADVTPAMQVAREETFGPMAPLFRFKTDEEALALANDTEFGLASYFYSRDIGRIWRVAEGLESGMVGINTGLISNEVAPFGGVKQSGLGREGSHFGIDDYLVVKYLCMGGI from the coding sequence ATGCTGCAACAACTCAAAGATCCTTCCCTGCTGCGCCAGCAGGCTTATCTCGACGGCCAGTGGTGCGATGCCGACCAGGGCGGCAAGCTTGAAGTACACAACCCCGCCAATGGCACCCTGCTGGGCAGCGTGCCCATGATGGGCGCAGCCGAGACGCGCCGCGCCATCGATGCCGCCAACGCCGCCTGGCCGGCCTGGAAAAAAAAGACCGCCAAGGAACGCAGCGCCATCCTGCGCCGCTGGTATGAGCTGATGATGGCCAATGCCGACGACCTGGCCCTGATCATGACCGCCGAGCAGGGCAAGCCGCTGGCGGAAGCCCGTGGCGAGATCGGCTATGCCGCCTCCTTCATCGAATGGTTTGCCGAAGAAGGCAAGCGCACCTATGGCGATACCATTCCCTCGCCTTCGCCGTCCAACCGCATCGTGGTCATCAAGGAAGCCATCGGTGTGTGTGCCGCCATCACGCCGTGGAATTTCCCGGCAGCGATGATTACCCGCAAGGCCGGTCCGGCCCTGGCCGCTGGCTGCCCGATGGTCTTGAAGCCGGCCGAAGCCACGCCCTTCTCGGCCCTGGCCCTGGCCGTGCTGGCCGAGCGCGCGGGCGTGCCTGCAGGCATCTTCAGTGTGGTCACCGGCAGCGCCAAGGACATCGGCGGCGAGATGACTTCCAACCCCATCGTGCGCAAGATCAGCTTCACCGGTTCCACCGGCGTGGGCAAGCTGCTGATGCAGCAGAGTGCATCGAGCATCAAGAAACTCTCGCTGGAACTGGGCGGCAACGCGCCCTTCATCGTGTTCGACGATGCCGATCTGGATGCCGCCGTCGAAGGTGCCATCGCCTCCAAGTACCGCAACGCCGGCCAGACCTGCGTGTGTGCCAACCGCATCTACGTGCAGGATGGCGTGTATGAGGCCTTCGCGGCCAAGCTGGTGGAAGCGGTCAAGAAACTGAAGGTTGGCGACGGCATGGAAAGCGGCGTGACCCAAGGTCCGCTGATCAACGAGCAGGCCGTCAAGAAAGTCGAGCAGCACATCGCCGATGCCGTGGGCAAGGGTGCGCGCGTGCTGCTGGGTGGCAAGCGTCACGCGCTGGGCCACAGCTTCTTCGAACCCACCGTGCTGGCGGACGTGACCCCGGCCATGCAGGTGGCGCGCGAAGAAACCTTTGGCCCGATGGCGCCGCTGTTCCGCTTCAAGACCGATGAAGAAGCCCTGGCCCTGGCCAACGATACCGAATTCGGCCTGGCCAGCTATTTCTATTCACGCGACATCGGCCGCATCTGGCGCGTGGCCGAAGGACTGGAGTCGGGCATGGTGGGCATCAACACCGGGCTCATCTCCAATGAGGTTGCGCCGTTTGGCGGCGTGAAGCAGTCGGGACTGGGGCGCGAAGGGTCGCACTTCGGGATCGATGATTATCTGGTCGTGAAGTATTTGTGCATGGGGGGGATCTGA